The Flavobacterium jumunjinense genome includes a region encoding these proteins:
- a CDS encoding YncE family protein, which produces MKLKKLYLLAVVSSTLFFSCSSDDVAREEELGAYDNGVIVLNEGNFGTDNSEISYISNDFSILKNNVFNTVNTTLTLGDTGQDIGFYNNLAFIVLNNSQKIEVVNRYTMIHVASITSGLSNPRYITFANGKGYVTNWGDGGSSTDDYVAVIDLNTYAVTSTIPVVEGPERILHSNNKLYVAHKGGYGQGNSVSVINLSDNSVASVTVGDVPNSLELVGNSLYVLCGGAPSWSATETTGELVKINVLDNTTESKVFAGIAHPSNLDFESNNFYYTVDSKIYKMGLNDTELPTTELFSTANQGAYGIYSFAVNNSRIYIGDAKDYISNGEVYAYSLTGTLLNSFTVGISPSGIYFNN; this is translated from the coding sequence ATGAAATTAAAAAAACTGTATTTATTAGCTGTTGTATCTTCTACATTATTTTTTTCTTGTAGTAGTGATGATGTTGCTAGAGAAGAAGAGTTAGGAGCTTACGATAATGGTGTTATTGTTTTGAATGAAGGAAACTTTGGAACAGATAACAGTGAAATATCCTATATATCAAATGATTTTTCAATTTTGAAGAACAATGTTTTTAACACGGTTAATACAACATTAACATTAGGAGATACTGGTCAAGATATTGGTTTCTATAATAATTTAGCTTTTATTGTTTTGAATAATTCTCAGAAAATAGAAGTTGTAAATCGTTATACGATGATTCATGTAGCAAGTATTACAAGTGGATTAAGTAATCCTAGATATATTACTTTCGCGAACGGTAAAGGATATGTTACAAACTGGGGTGATGGTGGTTCATCAACAGACGATTATGTTGCAGTAATAGATTTGAATACTTATGCAGTTACTTCTACCATTCCTGTTGTTGAAGGGCCAGAGAGAATTTTACATAGTAATAATAAGTTATATGTAGCGCATAAAGGAGGTTACGGACAAGGAAATAGCGTGTCAGTAATTAATCTTTCTGATAATAGTGTTGCTTCGGTAACAGTAGGTGATGTTCCAAATTCATTAGAATTGGTAGGTAATTCTTTATACGTTTTATGTGGTGGGGCTCCAAGCTGGTCTGCAACAGAAACAACGGGTGAATTAGTGAAAATTAATGTTTTAGATAACACTACAGAATCAAAAGTTTTTGCGGGTATTGCACATCCCTCTAATTTAGACTTTGAATCAAATAATTTCTATTATACTGTAGACTCTAAAATTTATAAAATGGGATTAAACGATACTGAATTACCAACAACTGAGTTGTTTTCTACAGCAAATCAAGGAGCTTATGGAATATATAGTTTTGCAGTAAACAATAGTAGAATTTATATTGGAGATGCAAAGGATTATATTTCGAATGGAGAAGTGTATGCATATTCTTTAACAGGAACTTTATTGAATAGTTTTACGGTTGGAATTTCTCCTTCTGGGATATATTTTAACAATTAA
- a CDS encoding S41 family peptidase codes for MKKKIYLLSSLFLMLFLTFSCSDDFDDNPQRTSVNDFIWKGLNQYYYWLQDSPDLADDRFNNNNNYQSFLNSYSPPESLFEHLVVDRQIDRFSVIYSDYNALEQALSGTQKNNGVDYELRYKNGSTTELFGWVRYILPGSDAASKNITRGDFFYAVNGTSLNTSNWRSLLGNDTYTLNLANYDGGNITPNGNSVALTKTVFSENPVHLKKTFTIGSKKIGYLMYNGFYSQYESELNNAFSYFASEGITHLILDLRYNSGGSVDTATRLASMITGQFNNQIFGKQQWNYKIQNLFNSDPEQLLNLYTTTLSNGSNINSLNLDKLYVLTSKRTASASELIINGLTPYINVTQIGDATTGKNVGSITLYDSPNFRKENVNPNHNYAMQPIVLKIANKNNFSDYTNGLQPNITQLEDLNDLGVLGETSDPLLNTALNHVDINGRFSVKQPQHNFRHFEDVKSLNPFGNEMYLENAPK; via the coding sequence ATGAAAAAGAAAATTTATTTATTATCTAGCTTATTTTTAATGCTCTTTTTAACCTTTAGCTGTAGTGATGATTTTGACGACAATCCACAACGAACCAGCGTAAATGACTTCATTTGGAAAGGGCTAAATCAATATTATTATTGGCTTCAAGATTCTCCCGATTTAGCAGATGATCGATTCAACAACAATAACAACTATCAAAGTTTTTTAAATTCATATTCTCCTCCAGAATCATTATTCGAACATTTAGTAGTAGACCGACAAATTGATCGTTTTAGTGTTATCTATTCTGATTACAATGCATTAGAACAAGCATTATCTGGCACTCAAAAAAATAATGGAGTTGATTATGAATTACGTTATAAAAATGGAAGTACAACCGAGCTATTTGGATGGGTTAGATATATTTTACCAGGATCTGATGCTGCTTCAAAAAATATTACTAGAGGTGATTTTTTCTATGCTGTTAATGGTACTTCTTTAAACACCTCTAATTGGAGAAGCCTTTTGGGGAATGACACTTATACTTTAAACTTAGCTAATTATGATGGCGGAAACATTACTCCAAACGGAAATTCTGTTGCTTTAACAAAAACAGTTTTTTCTGAAAACCCAGTTCATTTGAAAAAGACTTTTACAATTGGAAGTAAGAAAATAGGTTACTTAATGTATAATGGATTTTATTCTCAATATGAATCTGAACTAAATAATGCTTTTAGTTATTTTGCTTCTGAAGGCATCACCCATTTAATTTTGGATTTACGTTATAATTCGGGTGGTTCTGTAGACACAGCAACTCGACTTGCAAGTATGATTACTGGACAGTTTAATAATCAAATTTTCGGAAAACAACAATGGAATTATAAAATTCAAAACCTATTTAACAGTGATCCTGAACAATTATTGAATCTTTATACAACAACCTTAAGTAACGGTTCTAATATTAATAGTTTAAACTTAGATAAACTATATGTTTTAACATCTAAAAGAACAGCCTCTGCAAGTGAATTAATTATAAACGGGCTTACTCCTTACATAAATGTTACTCAAATTGGTGATGCAACGACTGGTAAAAACGTTGGTTCAATTACTCTTTATGATTCTCCTAATTTCAGAAAAGAAAATGTAAATCCGAATCATAATTATGCAATGCAACCTATTGTCTTAAAAATAGCTAATAAAAATAATTTTAGTGATTACACTAACGGATTACAACCAAACATTACTCAATTAGAAGATTTAAACGACTTAGGTGTTCTTGGTGAAACTAGTGACCCTTTATTGAATACAGCTTTAAATCATGTCGACATTAATGGACGTTTTTCAGTTAAACAGCCGCAACATAACTTCAGGCATTTTGAAGATGTAAAATCATTAAATCCTTTTGGTAATGAAATGTATCTTGAAAACGCTCCAAAATAA
- a CDS encoding RNA polymerase sigma factor, protein MKQHEFINIITPFKDKIFRVAKRLLTSVEEAEDATQEVLVRLWNKNDGLLKYNSVEALAMTITKNYCLDQLKSKRASNLQLVHSNYGDRAAGVDKQVEDKDSWNWVERIIDNLPEQQKIIVQMREVEEYEFSEIAEMLDMNETAVRVALSRARKVIREKLLEKHSYGIEVN, encoded by the coding sequence ATGAAACAACATGAGTTTATAAATATCATTACTCCTTTTAAAGACAAAATCTTTAGAGTCGCAAAGAGATTATTAACGAGTGTTGAAGAAGCAGAAGATGCTACTCAAGAAGTTTTAGTCCGATTGTGGAATAAAAATGATGGACTTTTAAAGTATAATAGTGTAGAAGCTTTAGCGATGACAATTACTAAGAATTATTGTTTGGATCAATTGAAATCGAAAAGGGCATCAAATTTGCAATTAGTACATAGTAATTATGGAGATAGAGCAGCAGGAGTAGATAAGCAAGTAGAAGATAAAGATAGTTGGAACTGGGTGGAAAGAATAATAGATAATTTACCTGAGCAACAAAAAATTATTGTTCAAATGCGAGAAGTGGAAGAATATGAATTTAGTGAAATTGCTGAAATGTTAGACATGAATGAAACAGCAGTAAGAGTAGCATTGTCAAGAGCGAGAAAAGTTATTAGAGAGAAATTGTTAGAAAAACACAGTTATGGAATTGAAGTCAATTGA
- a CDS encoding anti-sigma factor, with the protein MELKSIEILIDKYLEGNSSIAEEKELKAYFSSNEVAEHLVMYKPMFGYFEKQKEQRFTKALPLQPRKQVNVKWIGVAAAVVVLFGTMYFYVNNPQDLGTYSDPEEAYVETQKALEMLSQEVNQGVESVAILKEYEKTKKTIFK; encoded by the coding sequence ATGGAATTGAAGTCAATTGAAATATTAATAGATAAATATCTAGAAGGAAATTCTAGTATTGCTGAAGAAAAAGAATTGAAGGCCTATTTTTCTTCAAATGAAGTAGCAGAACATTTGGTTATGTACAAACCAATGTTTGGTTATTTTGAAAAACAAAAGGAACAACGATTTACAAAAGCCCTGCCATTACAACCTAGAAAACAAGTAAATGTTAAATGGATAGGTGTTGCTGCTGCAGTTGTAGTTCTTTTTGGAACAATGTATTTTTATGTTAACAATCCTCAAGATTTAGGAACTTATTCCGATCCTGAAGAAGCTTATGTAGAAACACAAAAAGCACTCGAAATGTTATCCCAAGAAGTAAATCAAGGAGTAGAGAGTGTTGCGATTTTAAAAGAGTATGAAAAAACAAAAAAAACAATTTTTAAATAA
- a CDS encoding DUF4252 domain-containing protein, translating to MKKLIVSIVFVMFVSIGFSQSVFDKYEDSEVVKSIIVNKKMFELMGKIDVDTKGSEKQFIELVKKLDNLKVFMTGNVKVANDMKNTVNSYLKSNPLEELMRINDGGKKVTIYVKSGASANVVKELLMYIESPTDKENQAIVMSLTGNFNLDEISALTEKMNLPGGNELKKASKK from the coding sequence ATGAAAAAGTTAATAGTAAGTATAGTATTTGTAATGTTTGTCTCTATAGGTTTTTCCCAATCAGTATTTGATAAATATGAAGATAGTGAAGTTGTAAAATCAATCATCGTTAATAAAAAGATGTTTGAATTAATGGGGAAAATAGATGTAGATACAAAAGGAAGTGAAAAACAATTTATTGAATTAGTAAAAAAATTAGATAATTTAAAAGTTTTTATGACTGGAAATGTGAAGGTAGCTAATGATATGAAAAATACGGTAAATAGCTATTTGAAATCAAATCCTTTGGAAGAGTTAATGCGAATTAATGATGGAGGAAAAAAAGTAACTATTTATGTTAAATCGGGTGCTTCGGCAAATGTTGTAAAAGAGTTGTTAATGTATATTGAATCACCAACAGATAAAGAAAATCAAGCGATAGTAATGTCGTTAACAGGTAATTTTAATCTTGATGAAATTTCTGCATTAACAGAAAAAATGAACTTACCAGGTGGGAATGAGTTGAAAAAAGCATCTAAAAAATAA
- a CDS encoding DUF4252 domain-containing protein: protein MKKLIFIILTAIMVSCNNEPSLQKYFVENSESSNFIALDITPSIINTGKLSLTKSDKEALNAFEKMNILAFKKDSLNDVAYVSEKKKVKELLKGKSYQELMRMGSGNDGGALYFVGEDDDIDEFVLFANKKENGFALVRILGDNMNPTQIMKLINLISKSDLNMKEFESLKQMIK from the coding sequence ATGAAGAAATTAATTTTTATAATTTTAACAGCTATAATGGTTAGCTGTAATAATGAACCAAGTTTACAAAAGTATTTTGTAGAGAATTCGGAATCTTCAAATTTTATAGCATTAGATATTACACCTTCAATAATTAATACAGGGAAACTTAGTTTGACAAAATCAGACAAAGAAGCTTTAAATGCTTTTGAAAAAATGAATATTTTAGCTTTTAAGAAAGATTCATTAAACGATGTGGCATATGTTTCTGAAAAGAAAAAGGTGAAAGAACTTTTAAAAGGAAAGTCATATCAAGAGTTAATGAGAATGGGGTCTGGTAATGATGGAGGAGCTTTGTATTTTGTTGGAGAAGATGATGATATAGATGAATTTGTTTTGTTTGCAAATAAGAAAGAAAACGGATTTGCTTTAGTGCGAATATTAGGAGATAATATGAATCCTACTCAAATAATGAAGCTGATTAACCTTATTAGTAAATCAGATTTAAATATGAAAGAGTTTGAGTCGTTGAAGCAAATGATAAAGTAA
- a CDS encoding shikimate kinase has translation MKIVLVGYMGSGKSTIGKQVSEIVGIPFYDLDKIIEESEKDTIKNIFSTKGEIYFRKIESRIFRDFITKNENFILALGGGTPCYANNEEILKLEDVASFYLKGSIKTLSNRLESEKNNRPLIANLSNEELDDYIRKHLFDRSYYYLQSKNIISIDDKSVEEICNDIVLKLT, from the coding sequence ATGAAAATAGTTCTAGTTGGATACATGGGTTCGGGTAAATCGACAATAGGAAAACAGGTTTCTGAAATTGTAGGAATTCCCTTTTATGATTTGGATAAAATAATTGAGGAAAGTGAAAAAGATACCATAAAAAATATTTTTTCTACTAAAGGAGAAATATATTTTCGAAAGATAGAAAGTCGAATATTTAGAGATTTTATAACAAAGAATGAAAACTTTATATTAGCACTTGGAGGTGGAACTCCATGTTATGCTAATAATGAAGAGATTTTAAAACTTGAAGATGTTGCGTCGTTTTATTTAAAAGGATCTATTAAAACGCTTTCAAATAGGTTAGAAAGCGAAAAAAATAATAGACCCTTAATAGCAAATCTATCTAATGAAGAATTAGACGATTATATTAGAAAACATTTATTTGACAGGAGTTACTATTATCTACAATCAAAAAATATTATTTCTATCGATGATAAATCGGTTGAAGAAATTTGCAATGACATTGTTTTGAAGTTAACTTAA
- a CDS encoding phosphoribosyltransferase family protein: MQNIILNHQEIQHKIKRISYQIYETFVDEKEIIIAGVSKSGYILAEKICDELKKISDLNITLCEVNINKQNPQEQITTSIPSDQYSNKGLILVDDVLNSGTTLIYGVKHFLEVPLSKFKTAVLVDRNHKKYPVKADFKGLSLSTSLQEHIQVIFEENNSYVYLS; this comes from the coding sequence ATGCAAAATATCATTTTAAATCATCAAGAGATTCAACACAAAATTAAACGCATAAGCTATCAAATTTATGAAACTTTCGTAGATGAAAAAGAAATCATCATTGCTGGTGTTTCTAAAAGCGGATACATCTTAGCTGAAAAAATTTGTGATGAATTAAAAAAAATTTCCGACCTTAACATTACCCTTTGCGAAGTAAACATCAACAAACAAAATCCACAAGAACAAATCACGACTTCAATTCCAAGTGACCAATACTCAAACAAAGGATTAATACTTGTTGATGATGTTTTAAATTCAGGAACTACCCTAATTTATGGAGTAAAACATTTTTTAGAAGTACCGTTAAGCAAATTCAAAACAGCAGTTTTAGTTGACAGAAATCATAAAAAATATCCTGTAAAAGCAGATTTTAAAGGCCTTTCACTTTCTACATCACTACAAGAGCATATTCAAGTAATTTTTGAAGAAAACAACAGTTACGTTTACTTAAGTTAA
- a CDS encoding class I SAM-dependent methyltransferase has translation MNKEYWEKRYIDNETAWDVGSITTPLKQYIDQIKNKELKILIPGAGNSHEFDYVIKSGFKNTFVIDIAKPPIENIKSRNPELKEQIIEGDFFELDMKFDLIIEQTFFCALDISLRENYSKKIHELLNPKGKVAGLLFNFPLTEEGPPFGGEIKEYISLFSSLFKIRTLEKSYNSIKPRSEKELFFIFEKK, from the coding sequence ATGAATAAGGAGTATTGGGAAAAAAGATATATTGATAATGAGACCGCTTGGGATGTTGGCTCAATTACAACTCCTTTAAAACAATATATTGATCAAATTAAAAACAAGGAGTTAAAAATTTTAATTCCTGGAGCAGGAAACAGTCATGAGTTTGATTACGTAATAAAATCTGGTTTCAAAAATACTTTTGTTATTGATATTGCCAAACCTCCTATAGAAAATATTAAATCAAGAAATCCAGAATTGAAAGAACAAATTATTGAAGGTGATTTTTTTGAGTTAGACATGAAATTTGATTTAATCATTGAACAAACTTTTTTTTGCGCACTTGACATTTCATTAAGAGAAAATTATTCAAAAAAAATTCACGAATTATTAAACCCAAAAGGAAAAGTTGCTGGCTTACTATTCAATTTCCCTTTAACAGAAGAAGGCCCACCGTTTGGTGGAGAAATTAAAGAATATATTTCATTATTTTCTTCTTTATTCAAAATAAGAACTTTAGAAAAATCATATAATTCAATAAAACCACGTTCTGAAAAAGAACTGTTTTTTATATTTGAAAAAAAATAA
- a CDS encoding RNA-binding S4 domain-containing protein translates to MRVDKFLWCTRYFKTRNLASESIKKGHVTVNGQVAKPSREVFATDKIVLRKDQINYQMTILDVPSSRVGAKLVDMYRKDTTPDEAFAHLELLKLNKEYYRAKGEGRPTKKDRRDIDEYTTDIDDTNDNE, encoded by the coding sequence ATGAGAGTAGATAAATTTTTATGGTGTACACGGTACTTCAAAACGCGCAACTTAGCTTCTGAATCTATAAAAAAGGGACATGTGACTGTAAATGGTCAAGTTGCAAAACCTTCAAGAGAAGTATTTGCCACAGATAAAATTGTTTTACGAAAAGACCAAATCAACTACCAAATGACAATCTTAGATGTACCTTCTAGTCGAGTTGGAGCAAAATTAGTTGACATGTACCGAAAAGACACAACTCCTGATGAAGCATTTGCACATTTAGAATTACTTAAACTTAACAAAGAATATTATAGAGCAAAGGGAGAAGGTAGGCCTACCAAAAAAGACAGAAGAGACATTGATGAATACACAACAGACATAGACGATACTAATGATAATGAATAA
- a CDS encoding FKBP-type peptidyl-prolyl cis-trans isomerase, which produces MKNIFKVSFFLTLTVLIVSCNKSDDTPTVVELRDRQEVYDENISEIETYLQSSFLTVDANLNATIATIGAGETSVWDQTAYPLQSVIVKNDGRTTNFVNGRFADDVEYKLYYIVLNEGGGNYPKSVDSTLVGYKGWNLQNESFDQNNQGTWFTFPQLGQFDPVSISGFRQILSKVKTSSSTTPTVNSDGTLSWPDHGNVLVFIPAGLAYFNIPRTNIEAYKPIVFQSRLFALKKNDHDRDRVLSQYEDLNDDNDYFNDDTDGDNIPDFLDIDDDGDGFVTKTEIIETNDGNGNITYYSYPSIPFCSSGSIKKYLDANCN; this is translated from the coding sequence ATGAAGAATATTTTTAAGGTTAGTTTTTTTTTAACACTAACTGTTTTGATTGTGTCATGTAATAAAAGTGATGATACTCCAACTGTTGTAGAATTAAGAGATAGACAAGAGGTCTATGATGAAAACATTTCAGAGATAGAAACGTATTTACAGTCAAGCTTCCTTACAGTTGATGCTAATTTAAATGCAACTATAGCGACTATAGGAGCAGGAGAAACTTCAGTTTGGGATCAAACAGCATATCCTTTACAGTCTGTAATTGTTAAAAATGACGGAAGAACAACTAATTTTGTAAATGGACGATTTGCAGATGATGTAGAATATAAATTATATTACATTGTTTTGAATGAAGGTGGTGGTAATTATCCAAAAAGTGTTGACTCTACGCTAGTGGGGTATAAAGGTTGGAATCTTCAAAATGAAAGTTTTGATCAAAACAATCAAGGTACTTGGTTTACGTTTCCACAATTGGGTCAATTTGATCCAGTGTCAATTTCTGGTTTTAGGCAAATTTTATCTAAAGTTAAAACAAGTTCGTCAACAACTCCTACTGTGAATTCTGATGGTACGCTATCTTGGCCAGATCATGGGAATGTTTTGGTTTTTATACCTGCAGGCTTGGCTTATTTTAATATTCCTAGAACAAACATTGAAGCTTATAAGCCAATTGTTTTTCAATCAAGATTATTTGCTTTAAAAAAGAATGATCACGATAGAGATAGAGTGTTAAGTCAATATGAAGATTTGAATGATGATAATGATTATTTTAATGATGATACGGATGGTGATAATATTCCTGATTTCTTAGATATTGATGACGATGGTGATGGCTTTGTAACAAAAACAGAAATAATTGAAACTAATGATGGGAATGGTAATATAACGTATTATTCTTATCCTAGTATCCCGTTTTGTTCGTCAGGTTCAATAAAAAAATACTTAGATGCTAATTGTAATTAG
- a CDS encoding transketolase family protein — protein sequence MKKYTNTGNKDTRSGFGAGLTELGQKNENVVALCADLIGSLKMDDFKKNHPERFFQIGIAEANMIGIAAGMTIGGKIPFTGTFANFSTGRVYDQIRQSIAYSDKNVKICASHAGLTLGEDGATHQILEDIGLMKMLPGMVVINPCDYNQTKAATMAIADYHGPVYLRFGRPSVANFTPENGEFVIGKAVMLSEGTDVTIVATGHLVWEALIAAEKLEEKGISAEVINIHTIKPLDEEAILKSAAKTGCIVTAEEHNILGGLGESVSRTLVSNNPVPQEFVAVNDSFGESGTPAQLMKKYGLNADAIINAVEKVIKRK from the coding sequence ATGAAAAAATACACAAATACAGGAAATAAAGATACACGTTCAGGTTTTGGAGCTGGACTAACAGAACTTGGTCAAAAAAACGAAAATGTTGTTGCACTTTGTGCTGATTTAATTGGGTCTTTAAAAATGGACGATTTTAAGAAAAATCATCCAGAGCGTTTTTTCCAAATTGGAATTGCAGAAGCAAACATGATTGGAATTGCTGCTGGAATGACAATTGGCGGGAAAATACCATTTACTGGTACTTTCGCAAACTTTTCAACAGGTAGAGTTTATGACCAAATTCGTCAATCTATTGCTTATTCTGATAAAAATGTAAAAATTTGTGCTTCTCACGCTGGATTAACACTAGGAGAAGATGGAGCGACTCACCAAATATTAGAGGATATTGGGCTAATGAAAATGCTACCTGGAATGGTTGTTATAAATCCTTGTGATTATAACCAAACAAAGGCAGCCACAATGGCAATTGCAGATTATCATGGTCCTGTATATTTACGTTTTGGACGTCCGAGTGTTGCTAATTTTACTCCAGAAAACGGAGAATTTGTTATCGGTAAAGCGGTAATGCTAAGCGAAGGTACTGATGTAACAATTGTAGCAACTGGTCATTTAGTTTGGGAAGCGTTAATTGCTGCTGAAAAATTAGAAGAAAAAGGAATCTCTGCTGAAGTAATCAATATCCACACCATTAAACCTCTTGACGAAGAAGCTATCTTAAAATCAGCTGCTAAGACAGGATGTATTGTAACTGCAGAAGAACATAATATCCTTGGAGGTTTAGGAGAAAGCGTTTCTAGAACTTTAGTTTCAAACAATCCTGTTCCTCAAGAATTCGTAGCCGTTAATGATAGTTTTGGAGAAAGTGGTACTCCTGCTCAATTAATGAAAAAATACGGACTAAATGCAGACGCTATAATTAATGCTGTTGAAAAGGTCATCAAGAGAAAGTAA
- a CDS encoding transketolase, which yields MKPNTQQLQDLTVQVRRDILRMVHAVSSGHPGGSLGCTEFLVTLYQNLMTRKEGFDMDGINEDVFFLSNGHISPVFYSVLARSGYFPVSELATFRLLNSRLQGHPTTHEGLPGIRMASGSLGQGLSVALGTAQVKKLNNDNSIVYTLHGDGELQEGQNWEAIMYASAKKVDNLIATIDVNGKQIDGTTDEVLAMGSLRAKFEAFGWDVLEIKEGNSIDAIISGMTEAKAKTGKGNPVCVLLYTEMGNGVDFMMHTHAWHGKAPNDEQLANALAQNPETLGDY from the coding sequence ATGAAACCAAACACACAACAATTACAAGACTTAACTGTTCAAGTAAGAAGAGACATTTTACGAATGGTGCACGCTGTAAGCTCAGGACACCCAGGAGGTTCTCTTGGCTGTACTGAATTTTTAGTAACTCTATATCAAAACTTAATGACTAGAAAAGAAGGTTTTGATATGGATGGAATTAACGAAGATGTATTCTTCTTATCTAACGGCCATATTTCTCCTGTTTTCTATAGCGTTCTTGCTAGAAGCGGTTATTTCCCTGTTAGCGAATTAGCCACTTTTAGATTATTAAACTCTAGATTACAAGGTCACCCAACTACACATGAAGGTTTACCTGGAATAAGAATGGCGTCAGGATCATTAGGACAAGGATTAAGTGTTGCCTTAGGTACTGCTCAAGTAAAAAAACTTAACAACGATAATAGCATCGTCTACACTCTTCATGGTGACGGTGAACTTCAAGAAGGTCAAAACTGGGAGGCAATTATGTATGCTTCTGCAAAAAAAGTAGACAATTTAATTGCTACAATTGATGTTAATGGAAAACAAATTGACGGAACAACTGATGAAGTTTTAGCAATGGGAAGCTTAAGAGCTAAATTTGAAGCTTTTGGATGGGATGTTTTAGAAATTAAAGAAGGAAATTCAATTGATGCTATTATTTCTGGAATGACAGAAGCAAAAGCAAAGACAGGAAAAGGAAATCCAGTTTGTGTTTTACTTTATACAGAAATGGGTAATGGTGTAGATTTCATGATGCACACTCATGCTTGGCATGGTAAAGCTCCTAATGATGAACAATTAGCAAATGCTTTAGCACAAAACCCTGAGACTTTAGGGGATTATTAA
- the tgt gene encoding tRNA guanosine(34) transglycosylase Tgt — protein MKFDLIKKDPKSQARAGKVTTDHGVIETPIFMPVGTVASVKGVHQRELRNDINPDIILGNTYHLYLRPQTAILEKAGGLHKFMNWDRNILTDSGGYQVYSLSSNRKIKEEGVKFKSHIDGSYHFFSPESVMEIQRTIGADIIMAFDECTPYPCDYRYAKRSMHMTHRWLDRCITHLDKLPFKYGYEQTFFPIVQGSTYKDLRQQSAEYIANAGAQGNAIGGLSVGEPAEEMYAMTEVVTAILPEDKPRYLMGVGTPINILENIALGIDMFDCVMPTRNARNGMLFTAYGSINIKNKKWEDDFSPVDEMGHTWVDLEYSKAYLRHLFAANEFLGKQIATIHNLGFYMWLVREARRQIIAGTFREWKDKMVVQMAQRL, from the coding sequence ATGAAGTTCGATTTAATTAAAAAAGACCCAAAAAGCCAAGCAAGAGCTGGAAAGGTAACTACAGATCATGGTGTTATTGAAACACCAATTTTTATGCCTGTTGGAACAGTAGCGTCTGTGAAAGGTGTGCATCAAAGAGAATTAAGAAATGATATTAATCCAGATATTATTTTAGGAAATACCTATCATTTATATTTAAGACCGCAAACTGCAATTTTAGAAAAAGCGGGTGGTTTACATAAATTTATGAATTGGGATAGAAATATTTTAACCGATTCTGGAGGTTATCAAGTGTATTCTTTGTCTTCAAATAGAAAAATAAAAGAAGAAGGAGTAAAGTTTAAAAGTCATATTGATGGTTCTTATCATTTCTTTTCTCCAGAAAGCGTAATGGAGATTCAAAGAACTATTGGAGCAGATATTATTATGGCATTTGACGAATGTACTCCTTATCCATGTGATTATCGTTATGCAAAACGTTCAATGCATATGACGCATCGTTGGTTAGATAGATGTATAACTCATTTAGATAAGTTACCTTTTAAATATGGATATGAACAAACTTTTTTTCCAATAGTTCAAGGTAGTACGTATAAAGATTTACGTCAGCAATCTGCTGAGTATATTGCTAATGCAGGAGCACAAGGTAATGCAATTGGTGGTTTATCAGTTGGAGAACCTGCTGAAGAAATGTATGCAATGACAGAAGTTGTTACTGCAATTCTACCTGAGGATAAGCCAAGGTATTTAATGGGAGTAGGTACACCTATAAATATATTAGAAAATATTGCTTTAGGAATAGATATGTTTGATTGTGTTATGCCAACGCGTAATGCAAGAAATGGTATGTTATTTACGGCTTACGGTTCTATAAATATTAAGAACAAGAAATGGGAAGACGATTTTTCTCCAGTTGATGAAATGGGGCATACTTGGGTTGATTTGGAATATTCTAAAGCCTATTTACGTCATCTGTTTGCGGCAAATGAGTTTTTAGGAAAACAAATTGCAACAATTCATAATTTAGGATTCTATATGTGGTTGGTGAGAGAAGCGAGAAGACAAATCATAGCAGGTACATTTAGAGAGTGGAAAGACAAAATGGTTGTTCAAATGGCACAACGCTTGTAA